Proteins from a single region of Streptomyces sp. TN58:
- a CDS encoding ATP-binding protein, producing MRPAREFAAETLHAWGVTCRHDEVLLCVSELATNALLHGVPPGRGYRLRMLRFEGVVRVEVHDSGGGRPRIGRGNRSAEGGRGLLLVAAVADRWGTMPRVPGKVVWCEFAVGADGEVGEGGEGRAVGAGGPPDGL from the coding sequence GTGCGTCCTGCCAGGGAGTTCGCGGCAGAGACATTGCACGCGTGGGGTGTCACATGCCGCCACGACGAGGTGTTGCTCTGCGTGAGCGAGCTGGCGACCAACGCCCTGCTGCACGGCGTCCCGCCCGGCCGCGGCTACCGGCTGCGGATGCTGAGGTTCGAGGGGGTCGTACGGGTCGAGGTGCACGACAGCGGCGGCGGCCGGCCGCGCATCGGGCGCGGGAACCGGAGCGCCGAGGGCGGTCGCGGGTTGCTGCTGGTGGCGGCGGTCGCGGACCGGTGGGGGACCATGCCGCGCGTGCCGGGCAAGGTGGTGTGGTGCGAGTTCGCCGTCGGGGCGGACGGGGAGGTCGGGGAGGGAGGTGAGGGCAGGGCGGTCGGCGCGGGCGGGCCGCCGGACGGGCTCTAG
- the hemB gene encoding porphobilinogen synthase — protein sequence MSAYGSFPGSRPRRLRTTPAMRRMVAEYRLHPSDLILPAFVREGISEPLAISAMPGVVQHTRDTLRKAAVEAVEAGVAGIMLFGVPADENKDALGTAGTEPDGILQVAIRDVKAEVGDDLVIMSDLCLDEYTDHGHCGVLDDNGRVDNDATLERYAEMAQVQADAGVHVVGPSGMMDGQVGVIRDALDETGHEDVSILAYTAKYSSAFYGPFREAVASSLQGDRKTYQQDPANARESLRELALDLEEGADMVMVKPAGPYLDILHRVAEAVDVPVAAYQISGEFAMIEAAAEKGWIERDRAILETLLGIKRAGADTILTYWATEVAGWLRETR from the coding sequence ATGAGCGCGTACGGATCCTTCCCCGGTTCGCGGCCCCGCCGGCTGCGCACCACCCCGGCGATGCGGCGGATGGTCGCGGAGTACCGGCTGCACCCCTCGGACCTGATCCTCCCGGCCTTCGTGCGCGAGGGCATCAGCGAACCCCTCGCCATCTCGGCGATGCCGGGCGTGGTCCAGCACACCAGGGACACGCTGCGGAAGGCGGCCGTGGAGGCGGTCGAGGCGGGCGTCGCGGGGATCATGCTCTTCGGCGTCCCGGCGGACGAGAACAAGGACGCGCTCGGTACGGCGGGCACCGAGCCGGACGGCATCCTGCAGGTCGCGATCCGCGACGTGAAGGCCGAGGTCGGCGACGACCTGGTGATCATGTCGGACCTGTGCCTCGACGAGTACACCGACCACGGCCACTGCGGCGTCCTCGACGACAACGGCCGCGTCGACAACGACGCGACGCTGGAGCGCTACGCCGAGATGGCGCAGGTCCAAGCGGACGCGGGCGTCCACGTGGTCGGCCCGAGCGGAATGATGGACGGGCAGGTCGGCGTCATCCGCGACGCCCTCGACGAGACCGGGCACGAGGACGTCTCGATCCTCGCCTACACGGCGAAGTACTCCTCCGCCTTCTACGGCCCCTTCCGCGAGGCCGTCGCCTCCTCCCTCCAGGGCGACCGCAAGACGTACCAGCAGGACCCGGCGAACGCCCGCGAGTCCCTGCGGGAGCTGGCCCTCGACCTGGAGGAGGGCGCCGACATGGTGATGGTCAAGCCGGCCGGCCCCTACCTCGACATCCTCCACCGGGTCGCGGAAGCCGTGGACGTACCGGTGGCGGCGTACCAGATCAGCGGCGAGTTCGCGATGATCGAGGCGGCGGCGGAGAAGGGCTGGATCGAGCGCGACCGCGCCATCCTGGAGACCCTGCTCGGCATCAAGCGCGCGGGCGCGGACACGATCCTCACCTACTGGGCGACCGAGGTCGCGGGCTGGCTGCGCGAGACCCGCTGA